In the Tenrec ecaudatus isolate mTenEca1 chromosome 16, mTenEca1.hap1, whole genome shotgun sequence genome, one interval contains:
- the LOC142428554 gene encoding leukemia inhibitory factor-like, translating into MKRFGRFLGGLLLFALLWERGVGIPTLMTPTKAKCNLSPEPNIAFLTEMKAQLMKLDGSSSSLLALYNKAQGAPFPSRAEKLCNRNQQIFPPFRKDGMEEDKWADVVHITLYFENSLNTILQDQKALNPNNKNLLHSLSSTAQSLHELRDTVLTYLHCEDEGLKSHPLPGLRTPKDIFQKKLLGCQCLWKYKELIATLAQAF; encoded by the exons ATGAAGCGCTTCGGCAGGTTCCTGGGCGGCTTGCTGCTCTTTGCTCTACTCTGGGAGCGCGGGGTTGggatccccaccctcatgactcctacCAAGGCCAAGTGCAACCTAAGCCCAGAACCAAACATCGCATTCCTGACTGAGATGAAGGCCCAACTGATGAAGCTTGATGGTAGTTCCAGCAGCCTCCTAGCCCTCTAT aacAAGGCCCAGGGAGCGCCATTCCCCAGTAGAGCGGAGAAGCTGTGCAATCGAAACCAGCAGATCTTCCCACCCTTCCGGAAGGACGGCATGGAGGAGGACAAGTGGGCGGATGTGGTCCACATCACCTTGTACTTTGAGAACTCCCTGAACACCATCCTGCAGGACCAGAAGGCCCTGAACCCCAACAACAAGAATCTCCTTCATAGCCTGTCGTCCACCGCGCAGAGCCTGCATGAGCTTCGCGACACAGTGTTGACTTACCTGCACTGCGAGGATGAGGGGCTCAAATCGCACCCCCTCCCTGGCTTGAGAACCCCGAAAGACATTTTCCAGAAGAAGCTGCTGGGCTGTCAGTGCTTGTGGAAGTACAAGGAACTCATCGCCACGCTGGCCCAGGCCTTCTAA